The proteins below are encoded in one region of Anoplopoma fimbria isolate UVic2021 breed Golden Eagle Sablefish chromosome 19, Afim_UVic_2022, whole genome shotgun sequence:
- the terb1 gene encoding telomere repeats-binding bouquet formation protein 1 translates to MDKTGVCSKSRNTIRTDLSLLLECLKFQMKCPDLQKQALLTIHSICERREDNVDLLREMGGVSFVYNLSKSAIVRSDVKETALFTLGTLAEANVYCKNYLCRKETFTDLAGWLLKEDIPLTQKRVSVYLLSVLVANNKSGQTLGQTTGCLDILLDLFRTTSPLSTEPTFRAANATQTYQLWASVSSALCGCVNNPQNEEGQRICVAAFPIIQVWLQQIALQHTDIFQPICSFIAMTVANNSYVQESFSASGCLDTLTLALVRLASAADTSLLSCQLSVTISKTLSACITENSSLASGLSQYGLVSHLFSLLASPHLDPEDRLSVLLSLGHCTEASEEHQSQLVQCGGLPLIITLLTEDTSEEVRKAATFILQTCKQATMSLGVTGLMVKQGEGENVDPVINMEGFKSSARELLRRIDLLERREAKDAEDEQDDTEPLTSNEGLGQPSLAPGYPLPLQRKGSIKTIHTAYRQNSTLKHVEAGADNNIKLQTVRNVIKIQNDSELKQMSSNLSMQRETAKASGGAVWCSVCNGTGALMPSHLQSLEGCREPRTADNQLLKPQASVRHSVPKEIRCSDEEELQNSEISTMRKIPVEEHSLSRVRCAGCVLPFEEVTSRTFESLQSSCHHSCDMHKTLQEATERFRTRHCNLLLGREYQDDTVERANQQSERVSAAEPQRNWINWSEVSLTPISKGAVKGKSSLPEHHWKNHNGIALTPLHRGAKKETLTAYNKTERIGEIKSGHHTIDDEPRTSTDHCSTGRKRKDFSSEEVRYLLCGVKTLGFSWNSILWSYPFQPGRTNVDLAKKYRRLMVSRENVF, encoded by the exons CCATAAGGACAGATCTCAGTCTGCTGCTGGAGTGTCTGAAGTTTCAGATGAAATGTCCCGATTTGCAAAAACAAGCTCTTCTCACCATTCACTCAATCTGTGAAAGGAGAG aaGACAATGTGGACCTGCTGAGGGAAATGGGAGGTGTGTCATTTGTGTATAACCTCTCCAAATCCGCTATTGTTCGCTCAGATGTAAAGGAGACTGCGCTCTTTACGCTTGGCACGTTAGCAGAGGCCaatg TGTATTGCAAGAATTATCTCTGCAGAAAGGAGACATTTACAGACCTTGCTGGTTGGTTGCTGAAAGAAGACATCCCGCTGACACAGAAGAGAGTGTCTGTGTATTTGCTGTCTGTGTTGGTGGCCAACAACA AATCAGGACAGACTTTAGGCCAAACGACCGGCTGCCTGGATATTCTATTGGACCTCTTCAG GACCACTTCCCCTCTCTCTACAGAGCCTACTTTCAGAGCAGCTAATGCTACTCAAACCTACCAGCTTTGGGCATCTGTGTCTAGTGCTCTCTGTGGATGTGTCAACAACCCTCAAAATG AGGAGGGTCAGCGTATTTGTGTGGCAGCCTTTCCCATAATACAAGTCTGGCTTCAGCAGATTGCCTTGCAGCATACTGATATTTTTCAACCCATATGTTCCTTTATAGCAATGACAGTTGCCAACAACT cCTATGTTCAGGAGAGTTTTTCTGCCTCAGGGTGTCTGGATACTCTCACTCTTGCACTGGTTCGTCTAGCTTCTGCAGCAGATACAAGCTTGTTGTCTTGCCAGCTCTCTGTCACTATATCCAAGACCCTGTCCGCTTGCATCACAGAAAACT CTTCTCTGGCTTCGGGTCTTTCTCAGTATGGCTTGGTTTCCCACCTCTTCTCCCTGCTGGCTAGCCCACACTTGGACCCTGAGGACAGGCTGTCTGTTTTACTCTCTCTGGGCCACTGCACTGAGGCCTCTG AGGAGCACCAGTCCCAGCTGGTGCAGTGTGGAGGCCTGCCCCTTATCATAACCCTACTCACAGAAGATACAAGTGAGGAGGTTAGGAAGGCTGCTACATTCATATTGCAGACCTGCAAACAGGCCA CCATGTCCCTGGGAGTGACTGGTCTGATGGTGAAACAGGGGGAGGGTGAAAATGTGGATCCCGTTATAAACATGGAAGGCTTCAAGAGCTCAGCCAGAGAGTTGCTGCGCAGGATTGACCTGCTGGAAAGGAGAGAGGCAAAG GATGCTGAGGATGAACAGGACGACACAGAGCCATTAACTTCAAATGAAGGTCTAGGCCAACCCTCTCTGGCTCCAGGCTACCCTCTGCCTCTGCAGCGGAAGGGGAGCATTAAAACCATTCACACAGCATACAGACAGAACAGCACTCTAAAGCATGTAGAAGCAGGGGCTGACAACAACATTAAACTTCAAACTGTAAGAAATGTGATCAAGATACAGAATGACAGCGAACTGAAGCAAATGAGCTCCAATTTAAGTATGCAGAGAGAGACGGCTAAAGCCAGTGGAGGGGCTGTGTGGTGTTCAGTGTGCAATGGAACTGGAGCCCTAATGCCTTCCCATCTGCAGTCACTAGAGGGATGCAGAGAGCCTCGCACAGCAGACAA TCAGTTGTTAAAGCCCCAAGCATCAGTGAGGCACAGTGTACCGAAAGAAATCAGATGTTCTGATGAAGAAG aGTTGCAGAACAGTGAGATAAGCACGATGCGGAAAATCCCAGTGGAGGAACACTCACTATCTCGTGTCCGGTGTGCAG gTTGTGTGTTGCCATTTGAGGAGGTGACCAGTCGCACTTTTGAGTCTCTGCAAAGCTCCTGCCATCACAGCTGTGACATGCACAAGACCCTCCAGGAGGCCACAGAGCGGTTCAGGACTCGTCACTGCAACCTTCTGCTCGGGAGAGAGTACCAAGACGATACTGTGGAGCGAGCAAACCAACAGTCTGAAAGAGTTTCAGCTGCAGAGCCACAGAGAAACTGGATTAACTGGAGCG AGGTCAGCCTGACTCCCATAAGTAAAGGAGCAGTGAAAGGCAAGAGCTCCCTGCCAGAACATCACTGGAAGAATCACAATG GCATCGCTTTGACTCCACTGCATAGAGGAGCTAAAAAGGAGACATTGACCGCTTACAACAAGACTG AGAGAATAGGAGAGATTAAAAGTGGACATCACACTATTGATGACGAGCCGAGGACAAGCACGGATCATTGTTCCACT ggaaggaagaggaaagacTTCAGCAGTGAGGAGGTGCGTTACCTACTGTGCGGTGTGAAGACTTTGGGCTTCTCCTGGAACTCTATCTTGTGGTCATACCCCTTCCAACCTGGACGCACCAATGTCGACCTGGCCAAGAAATACAGGCGGCTAATGGTATCAAGAGAAAATGTCTTTTAA
- the LOC129108133 gene encoding proteoglycan 4-like: MGNRFSRGREAPANSAETAATEQQAAAEPAAEKPAEDSGTTPTQQAVVPEFVGEVVTCYAAEPAQSMTEMQIPVLLEPLTDADPEPVAKETPAPVQTEPLVSVCEPPESEPVAEPEPVAEPEPVAEPEPVAEAQLNPEPAPEPAPEPEPELVPEPEAEVEAFPEPISESVPEPTEAMEQKTDLLSQESLPEPAISSTPLLDLGVLDETPQTIDIPPFAAPLSAPVNGEELTQECQDSAEISVIPSLEPEESEETSESVENLMEVEAAENLEQLVSDFSEESVCGLLKNLELKGNDLVSDLIPTDVKIPDMSTASELM; encoded by the coding sequence ATGGGAAACCGGTTCAGCAGAGGGCGAGAAGCCCCAGCCAACAGTGCTGAAACTGCTGCCACTGAACAGCAGGCTGCAGCAGAGCCAGCAGCTGAGAAACCAGCAGAGGATTCTGGGACGACACCGACTCAGCAGGCCGTCGTACCGGAGTTTGTAGGTGAAGTGGTGACGTGTTATGCCGCTGAACCAGCGCAGTCTATGACTGAAATGCAGATTCCTGTTCTCTTGGAGCCACTGACTGATGCTGACCCAGAGCCTGTGGCAAAGGAAACCCCAGCTCCGGTCCAAACCGAGCCTCTGGTCTCCGTCTGCGAACCTCCAGAATCAGAACCTGTTGCTGAGCCAGAACCTGTTGCTGAGCCAGAACCTGTTGCTGAGCCAGAACCTGTTGCTGAAGCTCAGCTTAATCCAGAGCCAGCTCCAGAGCCAGCTCCAGAGCCTGAACCCGAGCTTGTTCCCGAACCAGAGGCAGAAGTTGAGGCATTCCCTGAACCCATTTCAGAGTCCGTACCAGAACCAACTGAGGCTATGGAGCAGAAGACAGACCTGCTTAGCCAAGAGTCTCTCCCTGAGCCAGCGATTTCTTCAACACCTTTGCTCGACCTAGGCGTCCTTGACGAAACTCCCCAAACTATTGACATTCCTCCCTTCGCTGCTCCACTCTCTGCCCCAGTCAATGGAGAAGAGCTGACCCAGGAATGCCAAGACAGTGCTGAGATTTCTGTGATTCCCTCACTTGAGCCTGAAGAGAGCGAGGAGACGTCAGAGTCTGTGGAAAACCTGATGGAGGTGGAGGCTGCAGAGAATTTGGAGCAGCTTGTGAGTGATTTCAGCGAGGAAAGTGTTTGTGGACTGCTGAAGAACTTGGAGCTGAAAGGAAATGACCTAGTCTCTGACCTCATTCCCACCGATGTCAAGATCCCTGACATGAGCACTGCCAGTGAGCTGATGTGA
- the si:ch211-127m7.2 gene encoding uncharacterized protein si:ch211-127m7.2 — MAERHRALPSWMEKKEKVTEKEPLKSRRKRRTVRGVFYCMNEKELVEAAVSFLTKEDEALPADLKVEDKAAATTVKMRENPSTSRKRAKLVTLEEESSDCDDALETTYVSETDVDITEVETVAYTNSPQHQGPKGQRSGPEQGNGGLVNIGLGAEEKEEHSQTPVKAAEEDDALRLVREIFFT; from the exons ATGGCGGAGAGGCACCGGGCTCTGCCGTCATGgatggagaagaaggagaaagtgACGGAGAAGGAGCCGCTGAAGAGCAGGAGAAAGCGGAGGACTGTACG GGGTGTTTTCTACTGTATGAACGAGAAGGAGCTGGTGGAGGCAGCGGTGTCGTTTCTTACCAAGGAGGATGAGGCTCTCCCGGCTGACCTGAAG gttgaaGACAAGGCAGCAGCCACCACTGTGAAAATGAGGGAGAACCCTTCCACTTCAAGGAAGAGAGCAAAGCTGGTGACTCTAGAGGAGGAGTCCTCAGACTGCGATGATGCCCTGGAGACGACGTATGTTTCCGAAACAGACGTGGACATCACAGAGGTGGAAACAGTGGCGTACACTAACAGCCCGCAGCATCAGGGACctaagggtcagaggtcaggaccAGAACAGGGTAACGGTGGTCTTGTGAATATTGGATTAGGGGCtgaggaaaaagaggagcaCTCACAGACGCCGGTAAAGGCAGCAGAAGAGGATGATGCCTTACGGCTTGTGAGAGAGATTTTTTTCACATGA